The Brumimicrobium sp. genomic interval CACTTAGTATTGTAATGACTTTGATGTATCATACACCAAACGTAGCACCTGAAGATCAAAATAGTCAAAATACCGAACAAACTCAAGATGGTGGACAAGGAAATCAAGATAGTGGACAAGGAAATCAAGATAGCCAAGGAGAGGAATAAGAAAATATTAAAATAATATATGATGTCAGTATGTCAGCCATACTGACATTTTTTTTTATATAATTAAATCTATCCCTGACAAAAGAACTTGTTTTACATGTTTTTTGTACTTGGCATAAAATTCGCCAATAGGGGAATACAAATTTATAAATCATAAAATTTAGATAACATGTCACAATTAAAACCATTAAATGACCGGGTGCTAATTGAGCCAATGGCAGCAGAAGAAAAAACTGCAAGTGGAATAATTATTCCAGATACAGCAAAAGATAAACCAGTAAGAGGAACAGTAGTAGCTGTTGGGAAAGGCAAGAAAGATGAGCCTATGACAGTGAAGGAAGGAGATATTGTTTTGTATGGTGAATATTCTGGAACGGAAATCAAGATTGATGGAAAAGCATTCTTAATAATGAGGGAGGCTGACATCTATGGAGTTTTTAAATAATTAATTCAAACGATTTAGCTAAAAAAAAAATAAAATGGCAAAAGAGATATATTTTGATGAAACAGCAAGAAAGAAATTGCAAAGCGGAGTAGATGCTTTAGCAGATGCTGTAAAAGTAACCTTAGGTCCCAAAGGAAGACACGTAGTGTTAGGTAAGAAATTTGGAGCTCCTCATGTCACAAAAGATGGGGTTTCTGTAGCAAAGGAGATTGAACTAAAAGATCCAGCGGAAAATTTAGGTGCACAAATGGTTAAGGAAGTAGCTTCTAAAACTGCTGATATTGCAGGAGATGGTACTACTACAGCAACTGTATTAGCACAAGCTATTATTAAAGAAGGAATTAGAAATGTGGTAGCAGGAGCTAATCCGATGGACATTAAAAGAGGGATAGATAAAGCTGTTGCTGAAGTTGTAAAAGGATTAAGAAAACTTTCAAAAGAAGTTGGATCTGATAATGAGAAGATTAAGCAAATCGCCTCTATTTCGGCTAACAATGATGATACAATTGGTTCGTTAATAGCTGAAGCAATGAAAGTTGTTGGAAATGATGGCGTAATTACGGTAGAAGAGGCAAAGGGAATTGATACAGAAGTTAAAACTGTAGAAGGAATGCAATTCGACAGAGGATATTTATCACCTTATTTTGTCACAAATACTGAAAAAATGATTGTAGAGATGGATAATCCATATATACTAATCTGTGACACAAAGATTTCTAACATGAAAGAATTGTTACCGGTTCTTGAACCTGTAGCACAATCAGGAAAATCTCTATTGATTATTGCAGAAGATATAGATGGAGAAGCCCTTACAACTTTGGTAGTAAATCGTATCAGAGGTTCTTTAAAAATAGCAGCGGTAAAAGCACCTGGATTTGGGGACAGAAGAAAGGCTATGTTGGAAGATATTGCGATTCTAACTGGTGGACAAGTGATTTCAAGTGAAAAAGGATTGTCATTAGAAACGGCAACTATTCAAATGTGTGGTGTAGCTGAAAAAATTGAAATAGATAAAGACAATACTACCATTGTTAATGGTTCTGGTGATAAAAAAGCAATTAAGGAAAGAGTTGCTCAAATTAAAGCTCAGATTGAAGTTTCTACTTCCGATTATGACAAAGAAAAAATGCAAGAACGTTTGGCAAAATTAGCTGGTGGTGTTGCAGTATTGTATGTTGGAGCTGCTTCTGAAGTTGAAATGAAAGAAAAGAAAGATAGAGTTGAGGATGCATTGGCTGCAACACGTGCTGCTGTCGAAGAAGGAGTTATTCCAGGTGGTGGAGTTGCATTTATCAGAACTTTAGATGGACTTTTAAAAGTGAAAGGAGATAATGAAGATGAAAATACAGGTATTGATATTGTAAAAAGAGCAATTGAAGAACCTCTTCGTCAAATCGTAAAGAATGCTGGAGTAGAGGGAGCTGTTATTGTACAAAAAGTGAAAGAAGGTAAAAATGACTTTGGATATAATGCTCGTACAGATAAATTTGAAAATTTATTAAAGGCAGGAGTATTGGATCCTACTAAAGTAGCCCGAATAGCGATTGAGAATGCAGCTTCAATTGCTTCTATGTTGTTGACTACTGAGTGTGTTGTAGTTGATGCAGAGGAAGAGAATCCTATGCCAGGTATGGGAGGAGGAATGCCAGGAGGAATGCCAGGAATGATGTAAGATATGAGTTGTATCTCCTTAATAGGTATTACAAGCTTTAGATCAATATAAGCATAAAAAAAGAGATGGATATCCATCTCTTTTTTTAGTTTTTATCTTTTTGAAGTTTGATTAGAAATCGTCATCATCCATATCATCTTCGTCGTAATCATCATCTGGAATATCATCCATATCATCTTCAGTGTCATCTACATCCTCCATTTCATCGTCTTCTTCAGCTATATTTCCTTCATACTCTTCTCTCACTTCTTCTTTTAAGAAACCATCATCATCGTAATCATCATCGTCTTCGATAATTTCTTGTGCTTGAGTAACGGTCATCTTAATTAAGTAATAGAAATCATTTGTCTCGAAGGGCAATGCACTAACTGTGTTTCCGTCTTTATTGACAAATTTGATGAGGTGACCTTCAAATCCTTCAGGATAATGAAGCTTTATCATCTGTTTCACTTCTTTATCCAATTTGATATAATCTTTAACTACTCTTGGTTTATTATTCATGATTTTAATACTTCTACTTTATTTTGTGCTTCAAAAATATGAATTCTTCTATTACTTCAAAAAAAAATAAAACTTTATTCAAAAAAAATATATTATTTCCCCCATTATATTTTTATAAAAAGGGACACAATAGGTGTTATTGTATAAAACATCTTACATTATTAGGCACTTTTAGAGGGTGAAACTGAATATTTCTTATTTCATATCCAACAATCCATTAGAATATTTATTTTTGCATTATCATTTTGCTCATGGAAAACGTGAAACAATATAAATCAATTGGCATTATAGGCGGAGGTAGCTGGGCAACGGCTATTGTTAAGATATTGACTGAAAATGTAAATCAACTGAATTGGTTTATTAGAGATGAAAATGCCATTGAATATATCAAAAAATATGGTAAAAATCTAAAATATCTTCAATCGGTAGATTTAAAAGTAGATAAGCTTAAATTGAGTAATGATTTAGTTGAGGTAATTAAGAATTCTGAGATTATTATTATTGCAACACCGTCTGCTTTTTTAGTGTCGTTATTTGAAGATTTCCCTATTGAATTATTTAAGAATAAAATTGTTTTTTCAGCTGTTAAAGGAATTATACCTGAATATCATTCGATCCCTGCACGATTTATCCACAAGACTTTTAATATTCCGTATGATAATATAGGAATAATATGTGGTCCATGTCACGCAGAAGAAGTTGCACTGGAACGATTATCTTATTTAACTATTGCTTGTCAAGATGAAGAGATAGCAGATGAAGTGTCAGAATATTTTACTACGCGTTATATTAAAACTACGGTAAGTGATGATCTTTTGGGGACGGAATTTTCTGCAATTTTAAAAAATATCTATGCTGTTGCCTCTGGTATTTGTTCCGGTTTAGGTTATGGTGATAATTTCCAAGCTGTTTTAATTTCTAATGCTATTCAAGAAATTGAAAATTTTATTGATGAGGTGAATCCACTGCATAGAGATGTAAAATCAAGTGCTTATTTAGGAGATTTACTAGTTACTTGTTATTCTCGTTTTTCTCGTAATAGAACATTCGGGTATATGATTGGGAAAGGGTATTCTGTAAAAACTGCTCAAATGGAAATGGAGATGGTAGCAGAAGGTTATTATGCATTGAAATCTATCATGGAAATTAATAAGAAGTTTAATGTAGAATTGCCAATTATTGAGGCTGTAAATAATATTATTTACGAGAAGATATCCCCAGTAATTGAGATAAAAATTCTAACTGAAAAATTAAGTTAGTTTCGCCTTTAATTCAGTTTGTTTTGATATTCTAAATGGAAACGTGGTACTTCTACCTTAAACTGTTTTGTTTGCTCTCCTTTATCGTTTACTGTTACAAAATTATAGTAACCTTCCATATAGCCTAATTCTGAAGATAAATCACAACCAGAGGTGTACACATGGGATTCGCCCGGCTCTAAAACGGGTTGCTCTCCTATAATCCCTTTCCCTTCAACAATACGGGTAGGAGCCAAGGAGTCCACTATTCTCCAATAGCGAGAGAGTAACTGTACACGGGAAGTACTTAGATTCTCAATTTTAACACTGTAATTGAAAAAGTATAATTGTTTATTCAATTGCGTTAAATCCGGTCTGAAAGTTGTGCTAACAGTTATTTTGATTCCTTTTGTAATGGCAACACTCATAAAATGTATTCATTTGATTTCTGTAAATATATAATAATTATTTTAAGTTAACAAATAGGTAATGTTTTTCTTTATTGCCTGAACAAATCGTGTAATTCCGCCAGTTCATTAATTAAAATCAATTTTATAATTGCATAAATAAGTTATATTAATCTTTATTCTAATTTAACTTAAGCTTTGATTTCCTTTCTTGTCTTGAGTTATGGTGAATTTAGTTTTTTTTTGAAGAAAAAGATAAGTTTGTATTATTTACTTATCTAGAATCATTCTAAATTAAAAAATAAAAAAAAATATTTCCCTTTTGTTGGATAAAAGTTTAACAAAGTTATAATTTTGCCTAGACTTTAAAAGTTTATAGAGACATGCCAAATACGGTAAAACTAAAGAAAGGCCTTGATATTAAGTTGCTTGGAGAAGCAGATCAGGTCATCATCGAGGCGAAAAAGCCTACTGTAGTTGCGATAAAGCCTACAGATTTTCATGGATTAAATCCAAAAGTAGTTATTAAAGAGGGGGAAGAGGTTAAGCGCGGACAAGTGTTTATGTATGACAAAAACAATGAATCCGTTAAATTTGCATCTCCTGTTAATGGAACTTTAACTGAAATTGTGAGAGGAGAAAAAAGAAAGATTCTTGCAATCAAAATTAATGTTCTAGACAAGGATGACTGTGAGCAAGTTAATGTTGGAGATTTAGCATCAATGTCAAGAGAACAGGTGAAGCAAGTCTTGTTAGACGGAGGAATGTGGCCTTTTTTAAAGCAACGTCCTTTGGATAAGATAGCGAATCCTGAGGTAACTCCTAAAGCAATTTTTATTTCATCTTTCGACTCTGCTCCATTGGCACCGGATTATGATTTTATTATGCATGATCAGGGAGCTTTTTTTCAAAAAGGGATAGATGCAATAGCTAAACTAACAGATGGTAAGGTTCATTTAACTCTAAACGGAGATCAAACAGCTGATGCGACTTTCACAAATGCTAAGAATGTTCAGATTAATACAATTTTTGGAAAGCACCCTGCTGGAAATGTTGGAACTCAAATTCATCACTTTGATCCAATTAACAAAGGAGAATTTGTATTTACTATCAATCCTATAGATGTTGTTATTATTGGTAAATTCTTTACAGATGGTAAATTTGATTCTTCAAGAATTGTTGCTCTAACAGGTTCGGAAGCAAAAAATAGAAAATATTATAAAACAATTATAGGAGCTCAAGTTTCTTCTATTATTGATGGAAATATGGAAGAAGGGAATGTGAGAGTGATTAGTGGAAATGCACTAACTGGAGATAATGTTGGGAAAGATGGTTTCTTAGGATACTATTCTTCTCAAATAACTTTATTACCAGAAGGAAATCATTTGAAATTCTTCTTAACTAAGGGTTGGCTGGGATTAGGATTTGACAAATATTCTAGTCACCGTTTATTCCCAACTTGGATTACTCCAAATTCTAAAAAACGTTTGGATACAAATCTAAATGGTGAGGAAAGAGGTTTTGTGGTAACTGGAGAAATGGAAAAAGTATTTCCTTTTGATATTTTACCTATGTATCTTATTAAAGCAATCATAGTGAATGATATTGAGAAGATGGAACAACTTGGTATTTATGAAGTAGCGCCTGAAGATTTTGCGCTTTGTGAATATGTATGTACTTCCAAAATTGAAATTCAGGATATCGTTCGAAAAGGATTGGATGTGATCGAAGAAGAATGTATGTAAAACTTAAATTGTAAGAAATTGAAAGCATTAGAAAATTTTGTAGAAAACTTAGAGCCTAAATTTGTAAAAGGCGGTAAGTGGGAAAAGATGCATCCATTATATGAGACGCTTGCTACGTTTTTATTTACACCAAAGCATACAACTCAAAAAGGAGCGCATATCCGTGATGGAGTGGATTTAAAGAGAACAATGTTTACTGTGATTATAGCTTTAATTCCGGCTCTATTATTTGGTATTTATAATACAGGTCATTGGCATTATTCTATTATGGCAGATTTTGACCCTGCTACGTATGGTGCTTATGCCGATTATATGGCAGGTTTTGGAGATAAAGTTCTTTATGGACTTGGTAAAGTTTTACCTCTTATTATAGTGTCTTATGCTGTAGGTCTTGGAGTTGAATTTATTTTTGGATTCATGAGAGGACATAGTTTGCATGAAGGATTCTTAGTGACAGGGATGTTAATCCCATTAATTATGCCTGCTGATATTCCACTTTGGATGGTAGCTGTTGGAACTGCTTTTGCCGTTTTAATGGGAAAAGAAGTTTTTGGAGGAACAGGTATGAATGTGGTAAATATTGCATTACTAACTAGAGCATTCCTATTCTTTGCGTATCCCACTAAAATGTCAGGAGATATTGTATGGAAATCCGGAACGGCTGATTTATTGGCAAAAAATGGAGGGATGATGCCTGATGGTGTTTCTGGTGCAACAGCATTGGGCGACTTGGCAACGTTTACTGGAGATTCTCCGACTGTTGCCGGACAAATATTGTCAGCTGACATGAGTCATGCTGAACTACTTTCTCATTTTGAAAAAGCGTACGATCCAATTGAGGCTGTTATTGGTATGATGCCTGGCTCTATTGGGGAAACCTCTTTTATTGCAATAATGATGGGGGCTGCTATCTTGTTATTTACAGGAGTTGCTTCTTGGAGAATTATTCTATCCTTTTTTGCAGGTGGTTTTATCTTTGGTTTATTAATGAATGGGTTGGGTCATAATGCATATCAAGAATTGCCAGCATATTATCATTTGATAATAGGAGGTTTTGCATTTGGAGCTGTATTCATGGCTACAGATCCTGTAACCGCAGCACAAACCAATGTAGGGAAATTATGGTACGGATTCTTGGGAGGTATGTTCGTGATTTTACTGCGCGTATTAAATCCAGCATATCCAGAAGGAGTTATGTTAGCTATCTTATTAATGAACGTAACAGCACCTATTATTGACCATGTTGTGGTTCAAAGAAATATAGCAAGACGTACAAAACGATTAAAAACAGCATAATCATGAAATTCAATAAAGATAAAAACGGGTTTACATTTGCATTCTCAATTATAATGGTTGTTATTGTTGGGGTAGCTCTTTCAGCTTTATCATTAGGGTTAACTCCTCAAAAGCAAGCAAATGTAGAAGCTAAGAAGAAGATTAATATTCTTTCTGCTATGGGGATAGATGCAAACCGTAGTAATGTGGCAAAAATTTATGACGAACATATCAAAAATAGTTATGTTGTTAACTCTAGTGGGGATTTAGTGGAAAATCTTCCTGCTGAAAAACAGGCGTTTAATCTGGATGTTCTAAAACAGATGCGTGATAAGACGATAAGTGTAGAAGATAGATTGTATCCTGTTTTTGAGGCAGTAAATGAAGAAGGTGAAAATGTATATGTTTTACCAATGGCTGGTAAGGGTCTTTGGGGACCAATTTGGGGATTCATTT includes:
- a CDS encoding co-chaperone GroES, translated to MSQLKPLNDRVLIEPMAAEEKTASGIIIPDTAKDKPVRGTVVAVGKGKKDEPMTVKEGDIVLYGEYSGTEIKIDGKAFLIMREADIYGVFK
- the groL gene encoding chaperonin GroEL (60 kDa chaperone family; promotes refolding of misfolded polypeptides especially under stressful conditions; forms two stacked rings of heptamers to form a barrel-shaped 14mer; ends can be capped by GroES; misfolded proteins enter the barrel where they are refolded when GroES binds); the encoded protein is MAKEIYFDETARKKLQSGVDALADAVKVTLGPKGRHVVLGKKFGAPHVTKDGVSVAKEIELKDPAENLGAQMVKEVASKTADIAGDGTTTATVLAQAIIKEGIRNVVAGANPMDIKRGIDKAVAEVVKGLRKLSKEVGSDNEKIKQIASISANNDDTIGSLIAEAMKVVGNDGVITVEEAKGIDTEVKTVEGMQFDRGYLSPYFVTNTEKMIVEMDNPYILICDTKISNMKELLPVLEPVAQSGKSLLIIAEDIDGEALTTLVVNRIRGSLKIAAVKAPGFGDRRKAMLEDIAILTGGQVISSEKGLSLETATIQMCGVAEKIEIDKDNTTIVNGSGDKKAIKERVAQIKAQIEVSTSDYDKEKMQERLAKLAGGVAVLYVGAASEVEMKEKKDRVEDALAATRAAVEEGVIPGGGVAFIRTLDGLLKVKGDNEDENTGIDIVKRAIEEPLRQIVKNAGVEGAVIVQKVKEGKNDFGYNARTDKFENLLKAGVLDPTKVARIAIENAASIASMLLTTECVVVDAEEENPMPGMGGGMPGGMPGMM
- a CDS encoding NAD(P)-binding domain-containing protein, which codes for MENVKQYKSIGIIGGGSWATAIVKILTENVNQLNWFIRDENAIEYIKKYGKNLKYLQSVDLKVDKLKLSNDLVEVIKNSEIIIIATPSAFLVSLFEDFPIELFKNKIVFSAVKGIIPEYHSIPARFIHKTFNIPYDNIGIICGPCHAEEVALERLSYLTIACQDEEIADEVSEYFTTRYIKTTVSDDLLGTEFSAILKNIYAVASGICSGLGYGDNFQAVLISNAIQEIENFIDEVNPLHRDVKSSAYLGDLLVTCYSRFSRNRTFGYMIGKGYSVKTAQMEMEMVAEGYYALKSIMEINKKFNVELPIIEAVNNIIYEKISPVIEIKILTEKLS
- the apaG gene encoding Co2+/Mg2+ efflux protein ApaG, coding for MSVAITKGIKITVSTTFRPDLTQLNKQLYFFNYSVKIENLSTSRVQLLSRYWRIVDSLAPTRIVEGKGIIGEQPVLEPGESHVYTSGCDLSSELGYMEGYYNFVTVNDKGEQTKQFKVEVPRFHLEYQNKLN
- a CDS encoding Na(+)-translocating NADH-quinone reductase subunit A: MPNTVKLKKGLDIKLLGEADQVIIEAKKPTVVAIKPTDFHGLNPKVVIKEGEEVKRGQVFMYDKNNESVKFASPVNGTLTEIVRGEKRKILAIKINVLDKDDCEQVNVGDLASMSREQVKQVLLDGGMWPFLKQRPLDKIANPEVTPKAIFISSFDSAPLAPDYDFIMHDQGAFFQKGIDAIAKLTDGKVHLTLNGDQTADATFTNAKNVQINTIFGKHPAGNVGTQIHHFDPINKGEFVFTINPIDVVIIGKFFTDGKFDSSRIVALTGSEAKNRKYYKTIIGAQVSSIIDGNMEEGNVRVISGNALTGDNVGKDGFLGYYSSQITLLPEGNHLKFFLTKGWLGLGFDKYSSHRLFPTWITPNSKKRLDTNLNGEERGFVVTGEMEKVFPFDILPMYLIKAIIVNDIEKMEQLGIYEVAPEDFALCEYVCTSKIEIQDIVRKGLDVIEEECM
- a CDS encoding NADH:ubiquinone reductase (Na(+)-transporting) subunit B, with protein sequence MKALENFVENLEPKFVKGGKWEKMHPLYETLATFLFTPKHTTQKGAHIRDGVDLKRTMFTVIIALIPALLFGIYNTGHWHYSIMADFDPATYGAYADYMAGFGDKVLYGLGKVLPLIIVSYAVGLGVEFIFGFMRGHSLHEGFLVTGMLIPLIMPADIPLWMVAVGTAFAVLMGKEVFGGTGMNVVNIALLTRAFLFFAYPTKMSGDIVWKSGTADLLAKNGGMMPDGVSGATALGDLATFTGDSPTVAGQILSADMSHAELLSHFEKAYDPIEAVIGMMPGSIGETSFIAIMMGAAILLFTGVASWRIILSFFAGGFIFGLLMNGLGHNAYQELPAYYHLIIGGFAFGAVFMATDPVTAAQTNVGKLWYGFLGGMFVILLRVLNPAYPEGVMLAILLMNVTAPIIDHVVVQRNIARRTKRLKTA
- the nqrC gene encoding NADH:ubiquinone reductase (Na(+)-transporting) subunit C, translating into MKFNKDKNGFTFAFSIIMVVIVGVALSALSLGLTPQKQANVEAKKKINILSAMGIDANRSNVAKIYDEHIKNSYVVNSSGDLVENLPAEKQAFNLDVLKQMRDKTISVEDRLYPVFEAVNEEGENVYVLPMAGKGLWGPIWGFISISDDRETISGVSFDHQGETPGLGAEIAQHFFQKQWVGEKISTEGSPIYINVVKDGSGKEPERVDGITGGTVTSKGVERMVNETMNVYIKYFNKIK